A window from Ostrinia nubilalis chromosome 13, ilOstNubi1.1, whole genome shotgun sequence encodes these proteins:
- the LOC135077750 gene encoding chitobiosyldiphosphodolichol beta-mannosyltransferase, which produces MAETPWKKVVKVVVLGDIGRSPRMQYHALSLASSGLKVIMIGYTETKPLLEILENPDITISKLNPMIFNKGPKFLQYAMKALWQTISLLLTLFITGQCDYLLCQNPPAIPTLPVCRIYCLVTRAKFIIDWHNYAYSIMALSLPTGHPLLKFSKFLERYFGQSSDENLCVTNAMKDDLLQNWNINAKVLYDRPPKIFHPISLEEKHNWFMKISQQYPEFGSHRQGEGSGSRTVFTQLIDNSVSLRTDRPGLLFSSTSWTPDENFGILMDALQVYETSYNLTKKLPKLICVITGKGPMKQHYTELLKSKDWKHVQVVTPWLEASDYPTMVASADLGVCLHTSSSGLDLPMKVVDMFGAGLPVCAFDFKCLHELVQNGVNGYTFKDSDELSKQIVKWFHGFPKHVPQNKVADAMRNELSKFQNSRWEENWNMRAKSFFES; this is translated from the exons atGGCAGAGACGCCTTGGAAGAAAGTTGTAAAAGTCGTTGTACTTGGCGACATAGGCAGAAGTCCACGTATGCAGTATCATGCTTTATCTCTCGCAAGTAGCGGACTGAAAGTGATTATGATTGGTTACACTGAGACTAAACCACTGCTGGAGATACTAGAAAACCCGGATATTACTATCTCGAAGCTGAACCCAATGATTTTTAATAAAGGGCCAAAATTTCTTCAGTATGCAATGAAAGCATTATGGCAGACTATAAGCTTGCTGCTAACGTTGTTCATTACTGGGCAATGTGACTACTTACTTTGTCAGAATCCTCCTGCCATTCCCACTTTACCAGTTTGTCGGATTTATTGCCTAGTTACAAGGGCCAAGTTTATAATTGATTGGCACAACTATGCATACTCGATTATGGCTCTGTCCCTGCCTACAGGGCACCCACTGTTGAAATTTTCTAAATTTCTTGAAAGATATTTTGGCCAATCGTCTGATGAAAACCTCTGTGTTACGAATGCAATGAAAGATGATTTGTTGCAGAATTGGAATATAAA TGCCAAGGTGCTGTATGATAGACCACCAAAGATTTTCCATCCAATCTCATTAGAAGAAAAGCATAACTGGTTTATGAAAATTAGCCAGCAGTACCCTGAATTTGGATCTCACCGACAGGGGGAAGGGAGTGGGAGCAGGACAGTGTTCACCCAGCTAATTGACAACAGTGTATCGTTGAGGACAGACCGACCTGGCCTATTGTTCAGCAGCACGAGCTGGACTCCAGATGAAAATTTTGGTATACTTATGGATGCTTTACAGG TTTATGAAACTTCATACAATCTCACCAAGAAATTGCCCAAACTTATCTGTGTTATAACTGGCAAGGGTCCGATGAAGCAACACTACACAGAACTACTGAAATCCAAGGACTGGAAGCATGTACAAGTGGTGACTCCGTGGCTGGAAGCATCCGACTACCCCACCATGGTGGCCAGTGCAGACTTGGGTGTGTGTCTCCACACCAGCTCTTCTGGCCTGGACTTGCCTATGAAGGTTGTGGATATGTTTGGGGCAGGTCTCCCTGTGTGTGCTTTTGATTTCAAGTG TCTTCATGAACTGGTGCAGAATGGAGTCAATGGGTACACATTCAAGGACAGTGATGAGCTTTCCAAACAAATAGTCAAGTGGTTTCACGGCTTCCCAAAACATGTGCCACAGAACAAAGTTGCAGATGCCATGAGGAATGAACTGAGCAAATTCCAGAACTCTAGATGGGAGGAAAACTGGAATATGAGAGCAAAAAGCTTTTTTGAATCATGA
- the LOC135077748 gene encoding uncharacterized protein LOC135077748 encodes MAKLHSYFVLCPLIDQKSFLGVSKDKDAEFVIVTLGRNVVNKYRLSDQKQVGGWTSKDHITAAVIYDKDQGAYVGVFNKNIIKIWKEDSDNLDKVKKYKFPLNILKLVPRYGEPALVIFENGNCAALPYALENRKTYESKGQIKDSESIVDVATYSVNNVGHVCYITKDGKDRQEIVVSPLREELGDMEKSKLSKVKITRPDDVYVVGKLINTKDKPTVYILWSDSKMTVYDLLSKSWKSVGSVPWVSTLSTVSLAWMGKNHLIAFGSNTDQDGAIIVAYNTLLGVGSCRYPMKMYTEDARLYCFYDRIILEASNHIGMLPYVLETKRNLSSLLGSHEIVQDECTEIADWGTPTRPLYTASDEIKELLKLGITERAVCSQVVQPYFEKCDSEGIKNVLKEFNDIPESVLVQLLNYTLKLAHYTDACFDDFEKWYNTFSENSKPVKELLDYAFEITFSDALLIPYLRESLNLNDTLFLMSYMSHLLMDSETEFNTDYESKLCDWCILLTDAFYQQFLMTKDEKVTNVLCHTLEVVSSLVQQLDKIDELLPLLNKFVTGRFKPHENEDSLPYTIELMQI; translated from the exons ATGGCGAAGCTTCATAGCTATTTCGTGCTGTGTCCTTTAATCGATCAGAAGAGTTTCCTGGGCGTATCTAAGGATAAAGACGCCGAGTTTGTGATCGTTACTTTGGGCCGCAATGTTGTGAATAAATACAGG CTTTCAGATCAAAAACAGGTTGGAGGATGGACTTCCAAGGACCACATTACAGCTGCAGTCATCTACGACAAGGATCAGGGAGCGTATGTGGGCGTGTTCAACAAAAACATCATCAAGATTTGGAAAGAGGACTCGGATAATTtggataaagttaaaaaatataag tttCCTCTGAACATTCTCAAACTGGTGCCCAGATACGGGGAACCAGCACTTGTTATATTTGAAAATGGCAACTGTGCCGCTCTTCCTTATGCCCTTGAGAACCGTAAGACGTATGAAAGCAAAGGACAAATTAAAGACAGTGAAAGTATTGTCGACGTAGCTACATACTCAGTCAATAATGTTGGGCACGTCTGCTATATCACTAAAGACGGCAAGGATAGACAAGAAATCGTTGTAAGCCCCCTCAGAGAAGAACTGGGTGATATGGAGAAGTCTAAGCTGAGTAAAGTCAAAATCACAAGACCAGATGATGTCTATGTTGTTGGGAAACTTATAAACACAAAAGACAAGCCCACAGTTTATATTCTAT GGAGTGACTCAAAAATGACAGTTTACGACCTCCTCTCAAAGTCTTGGAAATCAGTAGGATCAGTACCTTGGGTGTCTACCCTGTCTACCGTGTCCCTAGCTTGGATGGGCAAGAACCACCTCATCGCATTCGGCAGCAACACTGACCAAGACGGGGCCATCATTGTAGCTTACAACACTTTGCTTGGTGTCGGATCATGCAGATATCCCATGAAAATGTACACAGAAGATGCCAGGTTATACTGTTTCTATGACAGAATCATCTTAGAGGCGTCTAATCATATTGGCATGCTACCCTATGTGTTGGAAACCAAAAGAAATCTTTCCAGTCTGCTTGGTTCACATGAGATCGTCCAAGATGAATGCACAGAAATAGCAGACTGGGGAACTCCGACCAGACCATTATACACTGCCAGTGACGAAATAAAAGAACTCTTGAAACTTGGAATTACTGAAAGAGCTGTCTGCTCACAAGTGGTACAACCATACTTTGAAAAATGTGACAGTGAGGGTATAAAAAATGTGTTGAAAGAATTCAATGATATTCCAGAGTCAGTTTTAGTCCAGTTACTAAATTATACCTTAAAATTAGCTCACTACACTGATGCATGTTTTGATGATTTTGAAAAATGGTACAATACCTTTTCAGAAAACTCAAAACCTGTAAAAGAACTGCTGGATTATGCATTTGAAATAACTTTCAGTGATGCCCTCTTGATACCCTATCTCAGAGAGTCTTTGAATCTGAATgatacattatttctgatgtcATACATGTCACACTTGCTTATGGATTCTGAGACTGAATTCAATACTGATTATGAAAGTAAGCTGTGTGACTGGTGTATACTTCTTACTGACGCATTTTATCAACAGTTCCTGATGACAAAAGATGAGAAAGTTACAAATGTGCTGTGCCACACTCTGGAAGTAGTGTCAAGTTTGGTGCAACAACTAGACAAAATAGATGAACTGTTGCCTCTTTTGAACAAGTTTGTAACAGGAAGGTTTAAACCACATGAGAATGAAGATTCCTTACCTTATACTATTGAATTGATGCAAATATAA
- the LOC135077749 gene encoding RNA-binding region-containing protein 3-like: MSKVLMIRHLPTELSIQDKEQLLKHFGAEKVWETTKKRNYVFASFPSVETAKASLIRLHQLEIAQRRLVVEYSLEKEPITHDKNDIERSSSTTKQVKEFLRLLNAWNPSVDFYQPPPAHLKYKYPDPDPNIIINIIKALLSHKPFYVQALHLMNKMSLDTPFRVDENAVLSFKEMFRYLFLDEIAAIPTPDSEEESEMSSDGEREKQLLPKSVKRLHTLPVTRKRPAAIISTAKLPKVKRVPVNQQEVFENAPSIQEPKKIALVVHQDALQKQAQEVQVVSEFGKFQKEELPAPAEETPSSESEQPSISRKELLDNRLSHSDMKMLPVFKNYHPGEPSMRLYIKNLAKSVTEQDVKRIYRHYVERLSEEELVGFDVRVMQEGKMKGQAFVTFPSQHLAETALHETNGFLLKEKPMVVQFARAANKKTVS; the protein is encoded by the coding sequence ATGTCAAAGGTGTTGATGATTCGACATTTACCAACAGAATTATCAATTCAAGATAAAGAGCAACTATTAAAGCATTTTGGTGCCGAAAAAGTGTGGGAAACAACCAAAAAACGGAACTATGTGTTTGCTTCTTTCCCTTCGGTGGAGACAGCTAAAGCTTCGCTAATACGTCTTCATCAGCTTGAAATAGCACAAAGGAGGTTAGTTGTGGAATATTCTTTAGAAAAGGAACCCATAACACACGATAAAAATGACATCGAAAGAAGTTCGTCAACTACAAAGCAAGTAAAGGAATTTCTGAGGCTACTTAACGCCTGGAATCCCTCTGTAGACTTTTACCAACCTCCGCCTGCGCATCTAAAGTACAAGTATCCAGATCCAGACCCAAACATCATTATTAACATCATTAAAGCATTGCTCTCCCACAAACCTTTTTATGTCCAAGCATTGCATCTTATGAACAAAATGTCTTTGGATACACCATTTCGAGTCGATGAAAATGCGGTGCTTAGCTTTAAGGAAATGTTTAGATACTTGTTTCTTGACGAAATTGCTGCAATCCCAACACCAGATAGTGAAGAAGagtctgaaatgtcaagtgatGGTGAGAGGGAGAAACAACTTTTACCGAAATCTGTGAAAAGGCTACATACTCTTCCTGTCACCCGGAAACGTCCAGCAGCTATAATATCCACTGCCAAGCTGCCCAAAGTGAAGAGAGTACCTGTGAACCAACAGGAGGTATTTGAGAATGCCCCCAGCATCCAGGAACCCAAGAAAATTGCTTTAGTAGTTCACCAGGATGCTTTACAAAAGCAAGCTCAAGAAGTGCAAGTTGTAAGCGAGTTTGGGAAATTCCAGAAAGAGGAATTGCCCGCCCCTGCTGAAGAAACTCCGTCATCAGAATCTGAACAGCCTAGTATATCAAGAAAAGAATTGTTAGATAATAGACTATCCCACAGTGATATGAAGATGTTGCCTGTTTTCAAAAACTATCACCCTGGTGAGCCATCAATGAGACTGTATATCAAAAATCTGGCTAAGTCTGTCACCGAACAAGATGTGAAGAGAATATACAGGCACTATGTGGAGAGGCTCAGTGAAGAAGAGTTGGTTGGGTTTGATGTGAGGGTGATGCAAGAAGGGAAGATGAAAGGACAGGCGTTTGTTACATTTCCATCTCAGCATTTAGCTGAAACAGCGCTTCATGAAACAAATggatttttattaaaagaaaaaccaATGGTTGTGCAATTTGCTAGAGCTGCTAATAAAAAGACTGTTTCctaa
- the LOC135077239 gene encoding octopamine receptor 1 yields MDFVLGNGSEEGWNATEEAASADLYNYWAWSIIDGALMLLIVSGNTLTILAVTLSRRLSSLVSNQFVLNLAVSDLMVGLTLPYHLVFYLDSSVGKIKWSCLMRFILIILACLASIYNIIAIAVDRYIAIVHPLHYSRYMTKVITRVLMSATWSIAVCISCIPMFWNDWHEGVACEMNMVVPKRYTTCILAPMFSLIWMVMFVLYWRIWREATCHARRMRANTCCPSGANDWKSIQVVLLVLGSFSICWMPFVVVACAQTLPIRPLHNPIAYRLTSSLAMSNSGINPLIYAWKNAGFRAAFAKLLRCKRPDTSEYRGSPAPERKRGSVALREGSVSRSSAPALTGLGGLGGRPARLLIAEREPDAARCRIIENAGYVDADAGDANPSYAPDPPPVHRPAPRPPGAEVV; encoded by the exons ATGGACTTTGTACTCGGCAACGGCAGCGAGGAGGGATGGAACGCGACGGAGGAGGCGGCGAGTGCGGACCTGTACAACTACTGGGCGTGGAGCATCATCGACGGCGCGCTCATGCTGCTCATCGTCAGCGGCAACACGCTCACCATCCTGGCCGTGACGCTGAGCCGGCGCCTGTCCTCGCTCGTCTCCAACCAGTTCGTGCTCAACCTGGCCGTCTCCGACCTGATGGTCGGCCTCACGCTGCCCTACCATCTCGTGTTCTACCTGGACTCTAGCGTCGGCAAGATCAAGTGGTCTTGTCTGATGAGATTCATTCTTATTATTCTCGCGTGTCTCGCGTCTATTTACAACATCATCGCAATAGCTGTCGACAG GTACATCGCGATCGTGCACCCGCTGCACTACAGCCGCTACATGACGAAGGTGATCACGCGCGTGCTCATGAGCGCCACGTGGTCGATAGCGGTGTGCATCAGCTGCATCCCTATGTTCTGGAATGACTGGCACGAAGGGGTCGCTTGCGAGATGAACATG GTGGTGCCGAAGAGATACACGACGTGCATCCTGGCGCCGATGTTCTCGCTCATCTGGATGGTGATGTTCGTGCTGTACTGGCGCATCTGGCGCGAGGCCACGTGCCACGCGCGCCGCATGCGCGCCAACACCTGCTGCCCCTCGGGCGCCAACGACTGGAAGAGCATACAG GTTGTCCTGCTAGTGCTGGGGTCATTCTCTATATGCTGGATGCCGTTCGTGGTGGTGGCGTGCGCGCAGACGCTGCCCATCCGGCCGCTGCACAACCCCATCGCGTACCGGCTCACGTCGTCGCTGGCCATGTCCAACTCGGGCATCAACCCGCTCATCTACGCGTGGAAGAACGCCGGCTTCCGCGCCGCCTTCGCCAAGCTGCTGCGCTGCAAGCGGCCGGACACGTCGGAGTACCGCGGCTCGCCGGCGCCGGAGCGCAAGCGCGGCTCCGTGGCGCTGCGCGAGGGCTCCGTGTCGCGTTCGAGCGCACCTGCATTGACCGGGCTGGGCGGGCTGGGCGGCCGGCCGGCGCGGCTGCTCATAGCGGAGCGCGAGCCCGACGCGGCGCGCTGTCGCATCATAGAAAACGCCGGCTACGTGGACGCCGACGCCGGCGACGCCAACCCGTCGTACGCGCCCGACCCCCCGCCCGTCCACCGCCCGGCCCCCCGCCCCCCCGGCGCAGAAGTAGTGTAG
- the LOC135077751 gene encoding NHP2-like protein 1 has translation MAETEAAVNPKAYPLADAALTAKILNLVQQAANYKQLRKGANEATKTLNRGLSEFIIMAADTEPLEIVLHIPILCEDKNVPYVFVRSKQALGRACGVSRPIISCSITINEGSQLKPQIQSIQQEIERLLV, from the exons ATG GCCGAAACCGAAGCAGCAGTCAACCCTAAAGCGTACCCGCTGGCGGATGCGGCCCTCACCGCCAAAATTCTAAACCTGGTGCAGCAGGCCGCTAACTATAAGCAGCTCCGCAAGGGCGCCAACGAGGCCACGAAGACCTTGAACAGAGGTCTCTCCGAGTTCATTATAATGGCGGCTGACACGGAGCCGTTAGAAATCGTGCTTCACATACCTATTCTGTGCGAGGACAAAAATGTGCCGTATGTGTTTGTGAGGTCGAAACAGGCGCTCGGGCGCGCGTGCGGCGTGTCGCGCCCCATCATTTCGTGCTCCATCACCATCAACGAAGGTTCGCAACTCAAACCTCAAATTCAGAGCATTCAACAAGAAATTGAAAGACTATTAGTGTAA
- the LOC135077753 gene encoding ribosomal RNA-processing protein 7 homolog A has product MKATKRVHDFKALELKLTEDSVSPHTIYIKEHAVREHTADKPSGRTLFVVNLPPYVDEKGITNAFKDAGTLRSVQIATKPNDLDAKSQTNKFIQDEKKSTFKVAYLVFATVSQLDKALKLTELRPLNSDDYKVKLGMSKWVAEHNNSVVMSKTLKEQVEVFMKKHDEAARKAEKKEKTLEEEDDEGWVTVTKRGKVQSFARSEKVENKIMAKEEKNKKRKELKNFYTFQIRESKMKHIVALRQKFEEDKKKITQIKQSRRFKPF; this is encoded by the exons ATGAAAGCTACTAAACGTGTGCATGATTTCAAAG CATTAGAGCTTAAGCTCACAGAAGATTCAGTGTCACCACATACTATCTATATCAAAGAACATGCAGTCAGAGAACATACGGCGGACAAGCCTTCAGGAAGAACATTGTTTGTTGTTAACTTGCCTCCTTACGTGGATGAGAAAGGCATTACCAATGCTTTCAAAGACGCTGGCACTCTCCGGTCAGTTCAGATAGCTACTAAGCCTAACGATTTGGATGCCAAATCTCAAACAAATAAATTCATACAAGATGAAAAAAAGTCTACATTCAAAGTAGCATATTTGGTATTTGCCACAGTTTCCCAGCTAGATAAAGCCTTAAAGTTAACAGAGTTACGTCCTTTAAATTCCGATGATTATAAAGTAAAACTTGGTATGAGTAAATGGGTAGCAGAACACAATAACTCTGTTGTTATGTCAAAAACTTTGAAGGAACAAGTTGAGGTGTTTATGAAGAAACACGATGAAGCAGCTCGTAaagctgaaaagaaagaaaaaaccttGGAAGAGGAAGATGATGAGGGCTGGGTGACAGTCACCAAAAGGGGCAAAGTCCAAAGCTTTGCCCGCTCAGAAAAAgtagaaaacaaaataatggCAAAGGAAGagaaaaataagaaaagaaaagaattgAAAAACTTCTATACCTTCCAAATCAGGGAATCCAAAATGAAACATATTGTAGCTCTCAGACAAAAGTTTGAAGAAGACAAAAAGAAGATAACACAGATCAAACAAAGTAGAAGATTTAAAcctttctaa
- the LOC135077752 gene encoding integrator complex subunit 15, translating into MSISDLKHTLRKYEFPACAKEALIRIEQLLVGRAAPSPKQMDIAMDIISEFVFCETDRRGSRRGAGISPLQELQLIDVICEYLSACASETTKNTIFLSLFGGMESQRRLKVLSILASMAVSASSTPVLLAVGVWLQQMGCSSSQSLQLVENIIRDHFFLNTSNRMMLKSLATTAPQFVSNFITAVTELYMHDIQGTRKMPPRNLLEVITCWVYSNPTLCMSAQLNPAALPAGAIPMAAVTPLAGLVHWCALAPIYSSENTDVEMMEIQVPMKRIKIENDHIPKQGVPQKTVTESELYTKLHLGVLHSLRAGRRTHGPPTAVNAQNLVGLTPHVQAYAHSLLKRGVKLQNDEKLQDCLDRIGQAVQVALANGCVYGNISNLLAALDTLPENRLLRIIIKTHQQTI; encoded by the exons ATGTCCATATCCGATTTAAAACATACTCTTCGAAAGTATGAATTTCCGGCATGTGCCAAAGAAGCGCTCATCCGTATCG aGCAACTGTTGGTGGGCCGAGCAGCCCCCTCGCCCAAGCAGATGGACATAGCAATGGATATAATATCAGAGTTTGTGTTCTGCGAGACGGACCGCCGCGGGAGCCGGCGCGGCGCGGGCATCAGTCCCTTGCAAGAGCTGCAGCTCATCGACGTGATCTGCGAGTACCTGTCGGcgtgtgcgagcgagacgacCAAGAACACGATATTCCTGTCCTTGTTCGGCGGCATGGAGAGCCAGAGACGGCTCAAGGTGCTGAGCATCCTGGCCAGTATGGCTGTGTCGGCGTCCAGTACTCCG GTGCTGCTAGCGGTTGGTGTGTGGTTGCAACAGATGGGTTGTTCCTCATCGCAATCGCTGCAACTTGTAGAGAACATAATCCGCGACCACTTCTTCTTGAACACCTCCAACCGGATGATGCTGAAGTCGCTGGCCACCACGGCTCCGCAGTTCGTGTCCAACTTCATCACCGCGGTGACGGAGCTGTACATGCACGATATACAGGGCACTAGGAAGATGCCACCGAGAAATCTGCTGGAAGTTATTACCTGTTGG GTGTACTCCAACCCCACGCTGTGCATGTCGGCGCAGCTAAACCCGGCGGCGCTTCCCGCCGGCGCCATCCCGATGGCCGCCGTCACGCCGCTCGCCGGCCTCGTGCACTGGTGCGCGCTCGCGCCCATATACAGCTCGGAGAACACAG ATGTGGAAATGATGGAAATACAAGTGCCAATGAAGAGAATAAAAATCGAGAATGATCACATTCCCAAGCAAGGAGTCCCTCAAAAAACGGTGACTGAATCAGAGTTGTACACTAAACTGCATCTAGGGGTGCTGCACAGTTTGCGGGCCGGCAGACGCACCCACGGGCCTCCCACTGCGGTGAATGCACAAAACTTGGTGGGGCTCACTCCACATGTCCAAGCATATGCACATAGTCTACTTAAAAGAGGGGTTAAACTACAAAATGATGAGAAACTACAG GACTGCCTTGACAGGATAGGGCAAGCAGTGCAGGTGGCTCTGGCCAACGGCTGTGTGTACGGAAACATCAGCAACCTCTTGGCGGCCTTGGACACTCTCCCTGAGAACCGCTTGCTCAGGATAATCATCAAAACTCATCAGCAAACTATTTGA
- the LOC135077238 gene encoding cleavage and polyadenylation specificity factor subunit 4: MEVLVANVDHIKFDIDYALEEQYGALPLPFPGMDKSTAAVCEFFSQPGGCGNGPQCPYRHVRGDRTVVCKHWLRGLCKKGDQCEFLHEYDMSKMPECYFYARFNACHNKECPFLHIDPESKIKDCPWYDRGFCRHGPHCRHRHVRRVLCMNYLAGFCPDGRNCKFMHPRFELPAPPEQTKDAKRLPVCHYCSEVGHKASTCNKIPIEQREAAQRQEEARYRALGYVKPVGENEDMNTQRLQRSMHKPLEEVTCFKCGTKGHYANKCPKGHLAFLSSQNQNNQGPVFKKPN; the protein is encoded by the exons ATGGAGGTGCTAGTTGCGAACGTGGACCACATCAAGTTTGATATCGACTACGCTTTGGAAGAACAGTATGGGGCGCTTCCACTGCCGTTCCCTGGAATGGACA AATCAACAGCAGCAGTATGCGAGTTCTTCAGTCAGCCGGGCGGCTGCGGCAACGGGCCGCAGTGCCCGTACCGGCACGTGCGCGGTGATCGGACCGTGGTGTGCAAGCACTGGCTGCGAGGCCTCTGCAAGAAGGGCGACCAGTGCGAGTTCCTTCACGAGTATGACATGTCCAAGATGCCCGAGTGCTACTTCTACGCCAGATTCAACGCGTGCCACAATAAAGAGTGCCCGTTTCTTCACATAGACCCTGAGAGCAAAATCAAAGACTGCCCTTG GTATGACCGAGGTTTCTGCAGACACGGTCCTCACTGCCGCCACCGGCACGTGCGCCGAGTGCTGTGCATGAACTACCTGGCCGGCTTCTGTCCCGACGGCCGCAACTGTAAATTCATGCATCCACGCTTCGAGCTGCCTGCTCCGCCAGAGCAGACCAAGGATGCCAAGAGGCTGCCCGTTTGTCACTACTGTTCAGAAGTTGGACACAAAGCGTCCACTTGCAACAAAATACCCATAGAG CAAAGAGAAGCAGCGCAGAGACAAGAAGAGGCTAGATACCGTGCGCTTGGCTACGTTAAGCCAGTCGGTGAAAACGAAGACATGAACACTCAAAGATTGCAGCGCTCAATGCATAAACCACTTGAAGAGGTGACATGTTTCAAGTGCGGCACCAAAGGTCACTATGCGAACAAGTGTCCTAAAGGCCACCTGGCCTTTCTGTCCAGCCAAAACCAAAATAACCAAGGGCCAGTTTTCAAAAAACCTAACTAG
- the LOC135077237 gene encoding alcohol dehydrogenase class-3, with the protein MSSEFNTMSTAGKVIKCKAAVAWEAGKPLSIEEIEVDPPKAGEVRVKITATGVCHTDAYTLSGKDPEGVFPVILGHEGGGIVESVGEGVTSVKPGDHVVPLYVPQCKTCKFCLNPKTNLCQRVRVTQGQGVMPDGTKRFRCKGQELYHFMGCSTFSEYTVVLEISLCKVADSAPLDKVCLLGCGIPTGYGAALNTAKVEPGSNCAIFGLGAVGLAVALGCKAAGAKRIIGVDINPDKFEVAKKFGVTEFVNPKDSDKPIQEVLVGLTDGGLDYTFECIGNVNTMRAALEACHKGWGVSVIIGVAAAGEEISTRPFQLVTGRTWKGTAFGGYKSRDSVPKLVDEYLTNKLPIDNFVTHDVPLKEINEAFHLMHTGKSIRAVVHM; encoded by the coding sequence ATGTCCAGTGAATTCAACACGATGTCAACAGCCGGTAAAGTGATAAAATGTAAAGCTGCCGTCGCCTGGGAAGCCGGCAAGCCTTTATCTATTGAAGAGATCGAAGTGGATCCACCAAAAGCAGGCGAAGTTCGCGTCAAGATCACTGCGACCGGCGTCTGCCATACTGACGCATACACTCTGTCCGGAAAGGACCCAGAGGGTGTGTTCCCCGTTATTCTCGGTCATGAAGGTGGCGGCATCGTCGAGAGCGTCGGCGAAGGCGTAACTTCTGTGAAGCCAGGCGACCACGTCGTTCCGTTGTATGTACCTCAGTGCAAGACATGCAAATTCTGCTTGAACCCGAAAACCAATCTCTGCCAGAGAGTGCGCGTGACCCAAGGCCAGGGAGTCATGCCCGACGGCACCAAGCGGTTCCGCTGCAAGGGCCAGGAGTTGTACCACTTCATGGGATGCTCAACATTCAGTGAATACACTGTAGTTCTAGAAATTTCTCTGTGCAAAGTAGCCGATTCCGCGCCGTTAGACAAAGTGTGCCTGCTCGGCTGTGGAATCCCCACCGGTTATGGTGCAGCTCTGAACACAGCCAAGGTGGAGCCAGGTTCCAACTGTGCCATCTTCGGGCTGGGAGCCGTGGGATTAGCTGTGGCGCTGGGATGCAAGGCCGCTGGAGCCAAGAGAATCATTGGAGTGGACATCAACCCTGACAAATTTGAAGTGGCCAAGAAGTTTGGTGTCACTGAATTTGTGAACCCCAAGGATTCCGACAAGCCAATTCAGGAAGTCTTAGTCGGTCTCACAGATGGTGGATTGGATTACACATTTGAATGCATCGGTAATGTGAACACCATGAGGGCAGCTCTGGAAGCTTGCCACAAGGGTTGGGGCGTGTCCGTAATCATCGGAGTGGCCGCTGCCGGTGAGGAGATCTCGACTCGTCCCTTCCAGCTTGTGACTGGTCGCACCTGGAAGGGAACGGCTTTTGGAGGGTACAAGAGTCGTGACAGCGTACCTAAGCTTGTTGACGAGTACCTGACCAACAAACTGCCAATTGATAACTTTGTTACACATGACGTCCCTCTGAAAGAAATCAATGAAGCATTCCACTTGATGCACACTGGCAAGTCCATCAGAGCGGTGGTGCACATGTAA